In the Candidatus Methylacidithermus pantelleriae genome, GTTCAAGCCCCGAACCGGAGGGCATGGAACTCTCGGGCGGTCAAGCCAAACCGCGGCAAGAAGGATCGCTTACGTTTCTTTGGTGAAACGCGAGCCCGCATTTGGCAAAAAAACTCTCCTCAACCCCCCTGTACAGCGCCCCATCGCCGTCCGGACGCAAAACCTCTTCCGGTCTCGGCGTCAAACGTGCCTCAAATGGGCACATGGGAAGCTCAGTCATGAATGGCTACAAGCGCCTTTTTGGAGCGGTTCTGTGCGGGTTTCTTCTCGGTAAAAGCCTGGCACACAATGAAACAATCTCCTCAAAGGAGATCGCGCGACGATATCCTCGCTCACCTCATTGGGATGCACCACCAGGATCGATCGACTTTAGCCGGCCAATGCCGCTTTCCGGTACTCGAAGCCCATCAGCCGGCGCAAGTACTCGGACCAGGATGAAGCCGGCCTTTGGATCACAGACCTGCCCAACAAGCCCTCTGCGATGGCCATGCATCGCAGAGCCCAATCTCCCTGATGGCCGGGACGATCCGTAACGCTTTGCTTGAGAGCCAATGGGGAGAGCCCAAGCCGATTGCCTTTCCCAATTCACTGGTTCGCCGCCGCTTGCACATCCGCGCCTAGAGGGCCACCCCATCGAGTTGTGAAGACTTTGCACCAACACCCACCGTTCCAGTTAGTAACGATTCTGCGGGAATAGGCACAGACCTCTCCCTCCACATCCGCTAACCCGTCTTGTGGCAAATACCCTGCCGCTTGGCCCACCTACGTAACTTCGTTCCGATGTACTTACTAAAGATAAAGAACCTTATGTGTCCCTAGATTGTTTAGCTATGGGCAACTCTTTGGGACTTGCTAGCTCGCCTTATCCGCGTGGGCCAGCGAAAAGGAAAGGGGCAAGACTAAGCGAGCGATACCAGAGCTAGCTAACCTTTTCAACGTGGAGCATCCCGTCGCTGCGCGCCCCAGCGTTGTGGTCGCTCTAACCTGTCACCGAAAAGTAGAAGGTGCTTTTTGGAGCGTTCCAGGGCGACCGCCCCCCGCGCCTAAAGGATTCTGACATCCACCCAAACAAACGAAGTCGATACAAGCGCTTCTCTCTTTGATTCCGTTTGGATTCTTTGCTCTTCGGCTTGCCTAACCTGCAAGGTCGCCATGAGCTAGGTAACCCTACCAAGTCAGGTTTGCTTTTTTCTGTCCCGTCTAGGATAGGCATACCTGCATGGTGAGCTCGCGTGCCCTATGGAAGGATCCCAGGAGGTAAGCGGCGGGCGTATTCCTTGAGCGCTAAACCGCTCCAAGCCGGTCTAGAAGCCATAGGTCGTAGCAGGAGAACAATAGCCGGTTGTTCGTTTTTCGCCGCCAAAGATCCCAAGAACTGACTACACCTTACGCAATGGAAGGAAATCACAGAGAGCCAAGAAAAGAGCATCTACCATCTGTTCTATTTCCTTGTCCGTAGCGCAATAGGGTGGCACCAAAATGAGGACATTCCCAATCCCCCGCGTCAATAGTCCATAGCGACGGGCCCTTTGACAAATTTTTGCGCCCAGTCTTAGCTCAGATGGCCACGGCTTCGCCGTGGCAAAATCTTCAACCAGTTCTACTGCGAGGACCGTTCCCTCCTGCCGGACATCTCCCACGTTAGGGTGCTCCCAAAATCTTCGGCTCAAGCGGGCAACCGCTGCCGAAACTTCTGCGATTCGCTTTTTCCAGTAAACATCCTCTAAAAGGGAAAGGCTAGCCAAGGCACTCGCACAACCCGCCGGATAGGCTGTAAAACTGTGCCCATGGAGAAAGGCACGAGATGGGCCGCCTCGGAAGGATGCAAAGATTTCCTGACGAACCAGCGTTGCTCCCAGCGGTAGAAGCCCCCCGGTAAGACCTTTTCCCAAGGCCACCACATCCGCTATCACTCCCTCATGATGCGCTGCAAACATCCTACCTGTTCGACCAAAACCCGTAAAAACCTCGTCGAGGATGAGGGGAACTTCGAGACTTGCGCACAATGCAGCGGCCGCCCGGAGATACCCAGCCGGATGCATGCGCATGCCTGCCGCTGCTTGGACCTTGGGCTCCACGATCACCCCTGTACATCGGGAAGGATCCTTGGACAGCGTGCGTTCTAAGTCCCTTACACATTCCCATTGGCACTTCCGGTATAACCGCGCATCACGTTTTTCCGGCCGAGCCCGGTTATAAGGACAGCGATAGCAAGACGGGGAAGTCACCGGGCGGGAAGAGAAAAGAAGCTTACCAAACGGCGCATGAAAAACTGGGCTATTGCCGACGCTCATCGCGCCAACCGTGTCTCCATGGTAGCCTCCTTTGAGGCAGATGAAGTAGTCCCGCTCCCGGCCTTCTCGAATGCGGTGATACTGCCAAACAATCTTGATAGCCGCCTCCACCGCCGTAGATCCGTCGTCGGAAAAAAAGGCTCGGAACTCCACGGGAGAATCCTGGGCAAAGAGTTGGGACAACCTCTCTGCAAGAAGGATCGCAGAGGGATGGGTGAGCCCTAAAAAGGAAACGTGATCCAGCGTCCTCCATTGCGCACAAACCGCTTCGATTAACGCGGGGTTCCGATGACCGTAAAGATTGGTCCAAATGGAACTATTGCCGTCGAGATAGGCACGCCCTTCCTCGTCGTAGAGATAGCTCCCCTCACTTCCCACAATGACAGGAAAGGGATCTTCTGGATCAAACCACTCCTCGTAGAGCGTAAACGGATGCCAGACGAAGGTGCGATCTTTCCTTACCCAACTCACGGACAAATCCCCATGTGTCGGAGAATCGCCAAAAGCCCGGCCATGTCGGCAGGCTTGTGCTCGCTTGTGACACTTATGCGCAACCGCGCCTTCCCTCTGGGAACGGTCGGATACCGGATCGCTGGGACATAGAACCCTTCTTCCTGCAATCGAGAAGCCATCTCCATGGCTTTGCTCTCGGCTCCCACAACAATGGGAAGAATGGCGGAAGAACCATCCGGATTGATGAACCGGATGTTATCCCACAGTTGATTCCTTCTCCTAGCTCCCTCTTCCGAGTGAAGAATCTTGAGCGCCTCCAAGGCAGCAGCGACCATGGCCGGAGACAAGGCGGTAGAATACATTAGCGACCGAGCTGAATGCAAAAGCCACTGGATGACTTCCCGAGAGGCAGCCACATAGGCCCCCATGCTCCCCAGCACTTTCCCTAGGGTCCCCAAGTGAAACTCGATTCTCGAAGCGACCCCTAGCTCCGAACCCAAGCCGGCTCCCGCTTTTCCGTAAATCCCTGTAGCATGGGCCTCATCGAGTAAAAGCCAGGCGCCGTACCGGTCCTTAAGTTCAACAAGGTCCTGCAAAGGAGCGACATCTCCGTCCATCGAATAGACGGATTCAGCGACAACGAGAATCCTGCGGTTTTTTTTTGAGTAGCGGGTCAACACCCGTTGAAGAGCGTCCAAATCGCTGTGAGAAAACACCCGGACCAAAGCCCGAGAGAGCCGCGCTCCGTCCCAAAGGGAAGCGTGGGAAAACTCATCCAGAACCACAAGATCCCCGGGGCCCACCAAAGCCCGGATCGTACCTAAAGCTGCTGCATACCCGCTGGAAAAAAGACAGGCCGCTTCCGTTCCCTTCCAACGGGCGATCTCTTCTTCTAGCTGGGTGTGTAGGCCCAACTGGCCACAAACGAGAGGGGAAGCGCCCGCACCGGCACCAAACTTCTCAACCGCTTCGCAGCTTTTTTCCCGTACTCTCGGATGGCAGGAGAGCCCAAGATAATCGTTTGAGGCAAAGCTTACATAGAGCCGCCCCTCTTGCGAAAGATGTCTGGGGGTTCGCCCTTCAAAGGTGATCCGAAACCGTTCCAGCCCTCTCTGGCGAAAGCTGGCCAGTTTTTCCCGGAAGCTGGTTTCCCCACTACCCATGATCTACAATGAAGCGCGGGCAAAAGATGAGCTTCTGTCCTCAAAATCTCGCATGCCATCCAAGGTTACGAGTCGGGAGCCACTAATACGTTTCCCCCGACCATAACCAATCGGGGTGGGGTTTTCCCCTCAATGACACATTCCCACGGATCCTCGCCCGGTTCCCAAGGAAAAGCCACAAGATCCGCTACCGCTCCCGTCTCGATTGTCCCCAGGCTTGGCTTTTTCTGCAAAATTTTTCCTGCCTTTCCCGTCACCATCCACCACCATTGAGCTGGCGCTATACCCGGATGGATCCTGCGAGCCAGGCGAATCTCTTCCCTTAGGTCCAGAGTGTCATTACTGGCCAGGCTGTCGGTTCCGAGAAGTACTGGAACCCCCAAGCTTGTCCATTCCGTTAATGGAAACGCGTCATGACCGAAAAAGGCGTGGCTTTTAGGACAGTGAACCAAGGTAGCGCCACTTTGAACTACGGTATCTTGATCCTCTTTCTGCAGGTAATTCGCGTGAACCAGAATCGCTCGAGGGCTAAGAATTCCCTGCTTCGCCAAAACGCCTAAGGGAGAAGTCTTGCCACAATCCCTGCAGTCTCTTCCCAGTCCCCTCATCAACTCATAAAGCGGCCCTTTGGCTTGGCGAAACATCTCATACTCCTCCTGCGATTCGGCTACATGAGTGGTCCACAGGAGATTCAATTGATCGGCACATCGTGCCACCAAGCGATACAAATGTTCCGAAACCGTATACGGAGCATGGGGCGCCAAGCCTACCCTCTGCATGGGGGAGTGCTGGCACAAGAGACTTTTCCAGAAGCCTGCCAACCGTTCCTCGCTCCACGGAGAAACTCGGATATCGAGAAGCTCTAAAAAGTGGATCGTGCGTAGGAGAGGCTTTTCCTCAAGTAAAATCTCTGGGAACGCCTCAATGTTGGCAACCGTCGTTGTTCCAGAAGCAAGCAAAAGCTCATAGCCCCGACGGATGGCCGATACCAGCCCTTCTCGAGTAAGCTTCGATTTTTCTTCCACGATGCGCCGGATCCAATCCGAAAAGCTTTGGCGAGGTAACCTTCCCTGTAACCCGGTATAATCCAGGTGGCAATGAGCGTTAATGAAGCCCGGGGTCACAATCGCCCCGTCGAGCTCCCACAGCTTGCCTCTCCTTTTTCGTCGTCGCCGGCCCAAGGGACCTACCTCTACGATCCGGTCTCCACGGACAAAGACAAAGCCCGGTTGGTACAACCGCTGTACTCCGATTAAGACGACAGAGGCCCGGATGGTGCACTCTTGCGTTTTTGGGTCCCTCAACCTGGAGAAAAGGCCCGAATTGTGGGGACACAAAGGCATTGCTTGCGCAGGTTGCGCCCGACACCTCTCCAGGCATTCTTAAACTTCCTTAGGGTCACAAGCAAGACCCAAGGAAAAAAACCTCCTACCTTTTCGAGTTTTGCTTCAGGAGTTGTTGCCGCGCGTTTTGGCTACCAGATCGGGATGATCGATCAAGATTGTGGGAAAAAGACTGCGCCCAAGAACGACCCACAGGTGGCGAAAGATCCAGAGAAGCAAGCGCGCGTATGCCCATCCAAGCAGCCAGGATCCGATCACATCGGTCGGATAATGGTGGCCACCGTAGACCCGGGAATAACCCACTAGAAACGCCCAAATCCATAGGAGCCGTCCCCAAGGAAAGTAAAAGGCACTGGTTACGGTTGCTAGGGCGGCGGTGTTACAAGCATGTCCGGAAGGAAACGACCGAAAAGGGCCTTTCTGGGAGGATTGGGACCATCGCACGCCTAGCTTGTCCACTACCCGAACGCCTGCCAGGGCTTGGTAAGGCCGAGGACGCGCAAAGAAGCTTTTGAGGGGACCACTGATACCCAGGTCTCCAATGAGAAAAACGGAAAGCGCGACAGCGACAAAAGCTCGCTCACGAAATCGCCCCAAGCTGACAAGCACCAGTCCCACAACGATTAGACCCCAAAGGAAAAAGTGGAAATCCGAAAGGGTGACCATCCACGGATCAAGCTTTGGATGAGCCAAGGTCACATTAATCGTTCGAAGAAGCCAGAGATCCCACTGCCAAAGGGTTTGCACGGAAGAATAGCGTTCTTGTTTTCGCTACCAAAAAGAAACAGCCTGCCGATCTAGAAGATTTTTCCCAAAGCCCCTACCTATGCCACGTTTGGCATTAAAAGAGAGGACCGACAACATCCTTCTATCGCCCACAAGCCCCAGCTACGTTCTAACGCTAGGGAAGACGATCCTCCGCAAAAAGAACTGCCTTGCCTAGGCCTGCCTCCTCTTTTCTGGAACCCATCTTTTGACTCGCCCTTTAAGAGGATCGACCCAGGCGGTATAGCCGCAGGGCGTTTCCCAGCACAAAGAGGTCCGAAAGCCCCATGGCCGCAGCACAAACCACGGGGGAAACCCATCCGACAACTGCGAGGGGAATCGCTGAAGCGTTATAGAAAAAAGCCCAGAAAAGGTTTTGTCGAATCGTGCGCAAGGTGGCCAAAGCAAGCTGCAGCACAAAGGGGATGTTTTCAATCTCTGCTCGAAGGAGCACCACATCCGATGATTCTTTCGCAAGATCCGTCGCTCCCAGTACAGCGATCCCTAAATCGGCTTGCGCTAAGGCCGGTGCGTCATTAATCCCATCCCCCACAAAAGCAACCCGTCTCCCCTGCTCTTGCCATCGGGCAATCGCTTGCGCCTTTTCGTGAGGCCGGACTTCTGCTATCACCTCATCCGGATGTAAACCGACCTTCCGAGCAAAAGCCAAGGTGGCTTCCCGGGAATCACCCGACAGAAGGCCTACTCGGAAGCCTTGTTTTCGAAGCTCGGTGATTACGCGGGCAGCCTCCTCCTTGGGCTCGGAACCTATTCGAACCCAAGCGATAAGTGTACCCTCCACCGCAAGCCCGATCCTCGATCCATTCTCCCGGCTCCCTTCTGGAAGGCTAACTCCGCACGATGAAAGCCAATGAAAATTGCCCAATCGCACGCGCTTGCCATTCCAGATTCCCTCGACCCCTGAGCCGCGTTCTTCCCTCCAATGGGAAATTTCGACGAAGGGAAACTGGCTAAAATGGCGAGTAATGGCCTGGCTCACCGGATGGTGGCTCGACCACGCAAGCGAGCGGAAAAGGGAACCGGCCTCTTTCTCCTCGGCACTGCTCACCACCAGCTCTTCCACAAAGAGGCCGGCACGGGAAAGCGTTCCCGTTTTATCGAAAATAACCGTGTCAATGTTTCCACACTTTTCCAAAGCAAGCGCGTCACGAATAAGAATCCCGCGGTGAGCCGCCACGTTCGCCGCCACCATGATTGCGGCCGGGGTAGCCAACCCCATGGCACAGGGACAAGCAACAATCAAAACCGAAACTGCCCGGATCCAAGCACTCTCCCACCCAATCGGATGAATCTGACCCCAGAAAAGCGCGGTTGCCCCCGCAAGTAACACTACCACGACCACAAAAATGTTACTGACCTTGTCCACGAATCGCTGAACGGAAGCACGACTACTCTGTGCCCGCTCAACCACGCGGGCAATGTGGGCGAGAACCGTGTCCGATCCGGCTGCCTTCACCTCGACAAGCACGCGACCATCCAAATTGGTCGTGCCAGCGAAAACCGGTTCTCCAGGACCCTTAGAAACGGGTTGGGCTTCGCCACTGAGCATGCTTTCATCAAGCGTGGTCGTCCCTTCTACAATGGTCCCATCCACCGGAACACGATCCCCCGGTCGCAAGACCACACGGTCGCCCGGGCGGACCCTCCATAACTCGCGGAGCTCTTCCTTCCCATCGGGCAAGAGCACCATCGCCCGATCGGGAGCCAGCGACAGCAGTCCCCGCAAGGCTCCGGTCGCCCTTTCGGTGGCCCGGTGCTCAAGCCAGTGTCCAATTCCGACAAGCGTGATAATGGCTGCAGCTTCATCAAAATACAGGTGATGAACTGCCGAAGGTCGTAAGAGCCCATAAAAACTAAGGAAAAAGGCCGCGCTACTTCCAAGAGCCACCAGAGTGTCCATGTTCAACCGGCCCTGCCGGGCTTGCCGCCAAGCTCCTTGATAAAAAGGGGCACCGGTGACAAACTGCACCGGCAAGGCCATCGCTAGCTGAACCCATCCTGGCCATCCCTCTTCCATCGGGCCAAACCACTCCCACAAAAAGAGAAGAGAAGTAAAAAATCCTCCAATGATAATTCTTTGCTTCCAACCAATGAGATCCTTACGACCCTCCGAAAGAGGGGTCGCCTCGTACCCAGCTTCCTGCACGGCTTGAAGAAGCTCTGGCAACGGGGGAGCGTCTCCCTTGCCCTCTACTGTGGCGCAGGCTGTTTCCAATTCCACCGAAACCCGCGCGACCCCATCGACCCGTTCTAAAGCCTCACGGACATGCCGAGCACAGTTCGCACAACTCATGCCTTGCACGCGCAAAGTGGTGCGATATCCCATTTTACCTAGGAGGATACGACTGTCGGTGGGTCCTGCCTATTGCCTCTTTTCCCATGGCCCCCGGGCCGGATGAGAGTAGCCCTTTGGAACAAGTCTTTCTTACAAATAGAATAGCGCTTTATCCCATCTCTCCCAAAAAGCTCATTCCTTCCCAGAATTCGCTCCGTTTTACCCACCCCACGCACCCCATCCGGAACCCCAAAACCCATAGAAAGTTCTATCCCTCGCAACGAGCCCCGGAGAGATGTTCCAAGATCTGGATCGCGTTCCACGCAGCTCCTTTTAGGAGCTGATCACCGGCAAGGAAAAAGGCAAGCCCATGGGGATGGGAAGGATCTTCCCGGATTCGACCTACCAGAACCTCTAACCTCCCGGCAGCATCCACCGGCATAGGAAAGGTATTTGACTCCCGATCATCCACCACGCGAACGCCCGGAGCCTGGGACAGCAACTTCCGTGCCTCTTCCGCGGAGAGCTTCTCTTCTGTCTCCACCACAACGGCCTCACAATGAGCCCGGAAAACCGGCACCCGTACACAGGTAGCACACACCCCTAGATCTGGCTCGTGAAAAATCTTTCGCAGTTCCCTCGCTACCTTGTTCTCCTCTTCGTTGAAACCGTCAGGACCGATCGGGGAATCGTGGCTAAAAACATTAAACGCGATCGGATGACGAAATACCTGCCTGACTACTGGCAAACCTCGCACATAGGCACGGACTTGCCGGTGAAGCTCCTCAAGCCCTCGAGCTCCAGCTCCGCTTGCCGCTTGATAGGTCGCTACAATCACACGGCGAATCCGGGCCTGCAAGTGCAACGGCCAAAGCACAACGGAGAGTAGCGCCGTAGTGCAGTTAGGGTTTGCCACAATTGCTGGATGATGCGCCAAATCCCCCGGATTGACCTCTGGTACTACAAGGGGCACACTAGGGTCATACCGGTACGCACTTGAGTTATCAATGACCACTGCCCCGCTGCGAATCGCCTCGGGAACATATAAAAGCGATCGTTCTCTCCCTGCGCTAAAAAGAGCAAAGTCAATCCCCTCGAAGGCTCCCGGTGAGACTGTCCGAACCTCCAACTCCTGAGAGCCAACGGAAATTCGTCGCCCTCGAGAGTTTTCCGAAGCAAATAGCCGTAATTCCTTAAGGGGAAAATGTCGCAGCTCAAGCAACCGGATCATTTCCCGGCCTACTGCCCCTGTGGCTCCGACAATGGCGACACGAAAGGATTGCACAAGCTTCAATGGTACGCCTTTTGCGACGCCACTCAATGAAAGTTTCAAAGCCAATTCCCCAATACCGGCAGGACCGCACCTTTGCCTGGAAATCTCCGGCATGATCATTCCTTTTCCAAAGGGGTCATTTTTTGTTTATGGTGGTAACCTCAAGTGGCTACAAGAGTTTCCTAGGAAAGCACGATGATTGCTTCTCCCTTCCCACCTTCTGACCCAGCACCGGATCCCGCGCCACCACCCTCGCTCTACACCGTTAAATCCGTTGCCCAGGCGCTCGGAATCCATCCGAAACGTGTCTGGTTTTACTATCGGGCAGGCCTGGTGAGCCACGTGCGTACAACCGAGACGGGCGAACCCCTCTTTGATGACGAGGCCCTCTACTGGTTGAGCCAAATCCATTCCCTACAAAAAAGTTACCGCGTGAAAAGAGAGGTCCTCCAACTCATTCTCCATCTCCTTCATGAAATCGAGCGCTTAAAGCGGCTGCTTAACCATCGACCTATCGAGTAGTCAATCTTTCACGGGCCCATCTCTTCTCCTTAGCCCGTTCTCAGCGGCTTTTCACCCGTGCTCGTCGAGGTCCATGACCGGTTCACCAGTCACTACCCTCAACCGGCCGCCGCTAGGAGACCGGTCAACGGAAAAACTTTCCGCCAGTCGTATTGAAAAACGGGGAAGCTCAACAACGCTCGAATCTCCGTCGATTCATCGGCCGCATACACGGCCCGCCTCGCAAGTCTCGTCTTTCCCTTCTGTGAAGAACCCGGGGCTAAAGTCGCAGGCTTTATAATAGCGTGCAGAGATGGCTGTCCCCCCTGCTCCTACCATAAGGCGTGTCCCGCGCTGTCGGTAACGAAAGCGGCGTCTCGCCAATGCTAGCAAAATTCCGACGTGCGTTCGCGCCACTCTTCGCCCGGAGACCATAGTGGGGACGCACCGAAACGATGTCCGGAGCGTTTCCCTCGAACTCCACAACACAAATAGCTCCGGCTGGTGGAGGCTGGATCGACGTGGTCGACGCAGGACGGCAGCTGCCACCATGCTCACCGGTGCCGACGGGGCACACCTGCTTGCGGGCCTTCCTCTGGTTGCGGACGTGCGTGATGTCTTCCATTCCGATCCTATGGCCTCCGCCTCGATAGCAGCCTGGACGATGACTCTACTCGTTTCGGGATGGATGTGCCGAACGCGGCCGCATTTTTTTTGGGAGTCCTACGGGAGCTTTTGTCTAGCGCTTTGGCTGCCGTTGGACGGAAGACAACGACACAGGGCAAGGGAGCGATCGCGCTTGCCGCACAACTTTCCCGCTGCCAAAGACTTTGCCTCTGCTTATCGCGGCGACGTTCTTTTGCCCGACATCTACACCCAGCATGGGGCCGGAGGCCACAGCTTGCCAATCTTTCGTTTCGACGACGAGGTTTAGATACCACGTCCTGTAGCAAAAGACCCCTTCATGGCGTATGTGCGCTTGTCGAAGCGCACACTGACATCGGCGGAGCGGATAGCCGGAACGGGCGCCTCGTTCCTGATGCATCCCCATGTTTTTTCCCCTGTAGGTGCCGCACACCGTAAGAAACAGCATGCAGCACATCTGGGCGCCCAAAGGCGTTGCCCAGTGCAGCAGGGTGTACGCGCGCTGCTCGTGCAGGGCTACCCTCTTCCAGACGCAATGCTTGCGCATGACCGGATTGACCCGGTTGCAAGCGTCGCCGTAGGCCGAAGAGAGTGGGGTAAGCGATCTTACTTCTTCCGCCATAACGTCCCGTTGGATCGACACCGTGCCCATCATAACTCATCGCCTTCGTCGGGTAACATGGTAAGAACTCTCGAGCGACCGGCAGATACTCTCGGCGCTCCCATTGCCCGCCGTCCCGACGGACTACGAGGGCGACCGAAAGCTCGTCGCCCCACAGCTGCTTCTTCCGCTCAAAAAAACGGTGGAACCGCCGCCTGGCCGTGACGCCCTTGAGCAGCTTGACGGCATCGGCCACGGCGATGACAGGCCGAATGGCGACAAAAAGATTCATCCGGCTGGATCTCCTGGGAGATCACAGGCAGGCCACGTTCGGCGCAGATCGCATCTACCATCGTTCCGCTTCCCCCAGCCACCGCTCCGGTCAACACGTCGGACCAATCCTCCGGACACTGGATCCTTTGGTCGGCCATTGGATCGACGCCATTGCGCTTGGTAATTATATCTCAACCATCCAGCAGATTGCGCACCCCATAGTGCGCTCCGCCATTGCTCCCGCGATTTCAATCGCGAGGTTCTTGCTGAAGGTCTATGAATTAAGTGGTCCCCAAGTAGTTGGGGGTGGGATCGGCAGCGGGATCGCGGGTATGAGGTGCTTGCTTCAGAGGTGATGCTCGATCGCATCCCCATTTACTTCTCCCCGCGGCCAACGGTTAGCCCGGCCATCGTCGCGTAAGACTCTCTCAAGGGCACGACTGCAAGAGGGTTCTTTACAAGGTTTCCGCATCTAAACGAGATTAAACTCGTGGATTTCACATTCACCGATTTACCCGGCACGTGGCAACATTTCACGACCACGCTCAGCGATGACAACGAGGATATCTTTACCGAAGGCCTGGGCTTCGACCGCTCGAACATTCGCGGCTGGAAAGCATCAATGCCTCGGACATGTTCGTCATTCCAGATCCCGCCACCGCGTGGATCGACATCTTCAATGCGGAGAAAACTCTCTCTCATCTGCACCATCGTGGATCCGATCGCCCGCGAGCCTTACGATAGCGATCTCCGCGGCGTGGCAGAAAAAAGCCGAAGCATATCTGAAAAGCACAGGCATCGCCGACACCGCGTACTTCGGGCCCGAGGCGGAGTTCTTCATCTTCGACGAGGTGTGATTCAGTTACAATGGTAATGCGTCGTTCCACCACATCGATAGCGTCGAAGGACATGAGAACAGCGCGCGTGAAGAGTTCCCTAACCTGAGCTACGAAATCCGCCCAAAGGAAGGTTACTTTCCAGCGCCTCCGATGGATACGCTACAAGATATCCGCAACGAAATGGCCCTGGAATTGGAAAAGGCCGGCATTGCGGTGGACAAACAACATCACGAAGTCGCCACGGCAGGCCAAGTCGAGATCGATATCTGGTTCGCTCCGCTAAAACAAATGGCCGACTCGATGCAGTATTATAAATACATCGTTCGCAATGTGGCGCGACGACATAACAAAACCGTCACGTTCATGCCCAAACCCCTCTTTGCCGATAACGGTTCCGGCATGCATACCCACATTTCGCTCTGGAAAGATGGCAAACCGCTTTTCGCCGGAAACGGGTACGCGGGGCTGAGCGAAACAGCGCTTTTCTTTATCGACGGAATCTTAAAGCACGCACCACGCCCACTTGTTTTACAAACCCAACCACCCACAGTTTCAAGCGTCTGGTGCCGGGGTTCGAAGCCCCTGTGAATCTGGCATACTCGGCGCGCAATCGCTCCGCCGCCATTCGGATTCCCACGCATTCTGCCAGCCCGAAAGCTAAACGAATCGAATTTCGCACGCCGGACGCCTCGGCGAACCCGTACATCGCCTTTTCCATAATGCTTCTCGCCGGATTGGACAGCATTCAAAACCGCATCGATCCCGGCGATCCGCTAGACAAAAATCTGTGCGAACTGCTGCCTGAAGAACTGGCCCGAATCGCCAGCGTTCCGGATTCATTGCGCAGCGCCATCGAAGCCCTTCAGGCCGATCACGCGTTCCTGTTGCGCGGCGATGTGTTCAACGAAGACTTCATCGCCAACTGGATCGATATGAAACAAAAAGAATACGACGCGCTGCGTCTCCGTCCCCACCCCTACGAGTTTGCAATGTATTACGACGTCTGATGAAAGACCTTTCGCCAGCGCGCGGCCGCGACCCGCCAGCGGCTCGAACGGGATAAGTTTTCCCTCTGGCGGACTGCTGTTACTCAAAACGTTTCCAGCTTTCGAAGCGGGCCGAGCGTTTATAAAATTCTTCCGTTCACGGGAGGCGCACAAGTGTCGGGTGAACCCTGGCTCCCTCCACACGGA is a window encoding:
- a CDS encoding phosphatase PAP2 family protein, translated to MQTLWQWDLWLLRTINVTLAHPKLDPWMVTLSDFHFFLWGLIVVGLVLVSLGRFRERAFVAVALSVFLIGDLGISGPLKSFFARPRPYQALAGVRVVDKLGVRWSQSSQKGPFRSFPSGHACNTAALATVTSAFYFPWGRLLWIWAFLVGYSRVYGGHHYPTDVIGSWLLGWAYARLLLWIFRHLWVVLGRSLFPTILIDHPDLVAKTRGNNS
- a CDS encoding aminotransferase class I/II-fold pyridoxal phosphate-dependent enzyme, which translates into the protein MGSGETSFREKLASFRQRGLERFRITFEGRTPRHLSQEGRLYVSFASNDYLGLSCHPRVREKSCEAVEKFGAGAGASPLVCGQLGLHTQLEEEIARWKGTEAACLFSSGYAAALGTIRALVGPGDLVVLDEFSHASLWDGARLSRALVRVFSHSDLDALQRVLTRYSKKNRRILVVAESVYSMDGDVAPLQDLVELKDRYGAWLLLDEAHATGIYGKAGAGLGSELGVASRIEFHLGTLGKVLGSMGAYVAASREVIQWLLHSARSLMYSTALSPAMVAAALEALKILHSEEGARRRNQLWDNIRFINPDGSSAILPIVVGAESKAMEMASRLQEEGFYVPAIRYPTVPRGKARLRISVTSEHKPADMAGLLAILRHMGICP
- the bioA gene encoding adenosylmethionine--8-amino-7-oxononanoate transaminase, whose protein sequence is MSWVRKDRTFVWHPFTLYEEWFDPEDPFPVIVGSEGSYLYDEEGRAYLDGNSSIWTNLYGHRNPALIEAVCAQWRTLDHVSFLGLTHPSAILLAERLSQLFAQDSPVEFRAFFSDDGSTAVEAAIKIVWQYHRIREGRERDYFICLKGGYHGDTVGAMSVGNSPVFHAPFGKLLFSSRPVTSPSCYRCPYNRARPEKRDARLYRKCQWECVRDLERTLSKDPSRCTGVIVEPKVQAAAGMRMHPAGYLRAAAALCASLEVPLILDEVFTGFGRTGRMFAAHHEGVIADVVALGKGLTGGLLPLGATLVRQEIFASFRGGPSRAFLHGHSFTAYPAGCASALASLSLLEDVYWKKRIAEVSAAVARLSRRFWEHPNVGDVRQEGTVLAVELVEDFATAKPWPSELRLGAKICQRARRYGLLTRGIGNVLILVPPYCATDKEIEQMVDALFLALCDFLPLRKV
- a CDS encoding amidohydrolase family protein — encoded protein: MRDPKTQECTIRASVVLIGVQRLYQPGFVFVRGDRIVEVGPLGRRRRKRRGKLWELDGAIVTPGFINAHCHLDYTGLQGRLPRQSFSDWIRRIVEEKSKLTREGLVSAIRRGYELLLASGTTTVANIEAFPEILLEEKPLLRTIHFLELLDIRVSPWSEERLAGFWKSLLCQHSPMQRVGLAPHAPYTVSEHLYRLVARCADQLNLLWTTHVAESQEEYEMFRQAKGPLYELMRGLGRDCRDCGKTSPLGVLAKQGILSPRAILVHANYLQKEDQDTVVQSGATLVHCPKSHAFFGHDAFPLTEWTSLGVPVLLGTDSLASNDTLDLREEIRLARRIHPGIAPAQWWWMVTGKAGKILQKKPSLGTIETGAVADLVAFPWEPGEDPWECVIEGKTPPRLVMVGGNVLVAPDS